Proteins encoded together in one Phycisphaerae bacterium window:
- a CDS encoding DUF2807 domain-containing protein produces the protein MLDQAKQRRLWQSTCVLAISTAALLVACRSKDSDSGKVRGSGVAKTEARTVDAFDGILLVGGASLNVTIGASGPLEITADDNILPHLETSVTDGRLTIKPDTPIKPDVTIVIKVTTDALKDLAVRGAGNVKVYAVDNETLSIKIEGAANVYAEGKTDGLDVLAEGAGNLDLAKLMAQKAVVILRGAGSADVYAAEKLDATIEGMGRIEYYGDAEVTENIKGLGVITKGG, from the coding sequence ATGTTGGATCAGGCGAAGCAAAGACGCTTGTGGCAATCAACCTGCGTACTGGCCATCAGCACAGCCGCTCTCCTCGTTGCGTGCAGATCGAAGGACTCGGACAGCGGCAAGGTGCGTGGGTCGGGAGTGGCCAAGACCGAGGCGCGAACCGTCGATGCCTTCGACGGCATTCTGCTCGTGGGCGGAGCGTCATTGAACGTAACGATCGGGGCGAGCGGTCCGCTCGAGATCACGGCCGATGACAACATCCTGCCGCACCTCGAAACCTCCGTGACGGACGGACGCCTCACGATCAAGCCCGATACGCCCATCAAACCCGATGTGACCATCGTCATCAAAGTCACGACGGATGCGCTCAAAGACCTCGCAGTTCGCGGCGCGGGTAACGTCAAAGTCTATGCAGTCGATAACGAAACCCTATCCATCAAAATCGAGGGGGCGGCCAACGTATACGCCGAGGGCAAGACGGACGGCCTTGATGTCCTCGCCGAGGGCGCGGGCAATTTGGACTTGGCCAAGCTCATGGCTCAAAAGGCCGTCGTCATTCTGCGCGGCGCCGGCTCCGCGGATGTGTACGCTGCGGAAAAACTGGACGCGACCATCGAGGGCATGGGCCGCATCGAGTATTACGGCGACGCCGAGGTGACCGAGAACATCAAAGGCCTCGGCGTGATCACCAAGGGCGGGTAA